In one Macaca fascicularis isolate 582-1 chromosome 6, T2T-MFA8v1.1 genomic region, the following are encoded:
- the MED10 gene encoding mediator of RNA polymerase II transcription subunit 10 produces the protein MAEKFDHLEEHLEKFVENIRQLGIIVSDFQPSSQAGLNQKLNFIVTGLQDIDKCRQQLHDITVPLEVFEYIDQGRNPQLYTKECLERALAKNEQVKGKIDTMKKFKSLLIQELSKVFPEDMAKYRSIRGEDHLPS, from the exons ATGGCGGAGAAGTTTGACCACCTAGAGGAGCACCTGGAGAAGTTCGTGGAGAACATTAGGCAGCTCGGCATCATCGTCAGTGACTTCCAGCCTAGCAGCCAGGCCGGGCTCAACCAGAAGCT GAATTTTATCGTTACTGGCTTACAGGATATTGATAAGTGCAGACAGCAGCTTCATGATATTACTGTACCGTTAGAAGTTTTTGA ATATATAGATCAAGGTCGAAACCCCCAGCTCTACACCAAAGAGTGCCTGGAGAGGGCTCTAGCTAAAAATGAGCAAGTTAAAGGCAAGATCGACACCATGAAG aaatttaAAAGCCTGTTGATTCAAGAACTTTCTAAAGTATTTCCGGAAGACATGGCTAAGTATCGAAGCATCCGGGGGGAGGATCACCTGCCTTCTTAA